Proteins from a single region of Rhipicephalus sanguineus isolate Rsan-2018 chromosome 5, BIME_Rsan_1.4, whole genome shotgun sequence:
- the LOC119392878 gene encoding sulfotransferase 1E1 produces the protein MEFASDKYMTQIVDGERYGMEREPQLIQEVLRFDPGTDDVVLVTYPTSGTHWMQQIMQLIIYRGSSATTHDEFRKRSPFLEDCGKRISEMTTNSHPRILTTHFRPGLLKINQCSKYVYVARNPWDLCASLYDQARQAPLYPVRATFQEFVPMFLQGYVPYGSYFQHVSAAYKLWNEPNVFFVTYEDVARNTAGVVVRLAEFLGVSHGKAVREDPALLNDIVRKCSTNFMKEMMTVPMKEMANAVARD, from the exons ATGGAGTTCGCCAGCGACAAATATATGACGCAAATAGTGGACGGTGAGAGATACGGCATGGAGCGCGAGCCACAGCTAATCCAGGAAGTCTTGCGGTTCGATCCAGGGACAGACGACGTGGTGCTGGTAACGTACCCCACATCTGGAACTCACTGGATGCAGCAGATAATGCAACTCATTATCTACCGAGGGTCGAGTGCTACGACACACGATGAATTTCGCAAACGGTCCCCATTTCTCGAGGACTGCGGAAAGCGGATCTCGGAAATGACGACGAACTCGCACCCGAGAATCCTGACTACCCACTTCAGACCCGGATTACTTAAGATCAACCAGTGCTCCAAGTACGTGTACGTCGCCAGAAACCCGTGGGACTTGTGCGCCTCGCTATACGACCAAGCTCGACAGGCTCCGCTGTATCCTGTACGGGCGACGTTCCAGGAATTCGTGCCCATGTTCCTCCAGGGATACGTGCCATACGGCAGCTACTTTCAGCACGTCAGCGCTGCTTATAAACTGTGGAACGAGCCGAACGTCTTCTTCGTCACTTACGAAGACGTAGCAAGAAACACAGCAGGGGTTGTTGTACGCCTCGCCGAATTTCTCGGAGTGAGCCACGGAAAGGCAGTTCGGGAAGATCCTGCACTACTGAACGACATCGTCAGAAAGTGCAGCACCAATTTCATGAAAGAGATGATGACGGTTCCCATGAAGGAAATGGCTAACGCGGTG GCGCGAGACTAG